A window of Metabacillus sp. B2-18 contains these coding sequences:
- a CDS encoding metal-sensitive transcriptional regulator gives MSSENDFQDSCHLNEQRNSHHSEKVKKNLVTRLNRIEGQIRGIKALIEKDTYCDDVITQISATQSALNSVGRLLLEGHLRTCVVEKIQNGDEEIIDELLVTVGRLMKK, from the coding sequence ATGAGCTCAGAGAATGATTTTCAGGATTCGTGTCATCTTAATGAACAAAGGAACAGTCATCACTCAGAGAAAGTAAAGAAAAATTTAGTTACTCGTTTGAACCGTATTGAAGGACAAATTAGAGGCATCAAGGCACTAATTGAAAAAGATACTTATTGCGATGATGTGATTACTCAGATTTCTGCAACCCAATCGGCATTAAATAGTGTTGGGAGATTGCTATTAGAAGGTCACTTACGTACATGTGTTGTTGAAAAAATTCAAAATGGTGACGAGGAAATTATTGATGAGTTGTTAGTCACAGTTGGAAGGTTAATGAAAAAATAA
- the copZ gene encoding copper chaperone CopZ, whose translation METVTIKVEGMSCQHCVNSIEGSVGKLEGVSTVKVDLDRGTVNIDFDPEKVTKDKMKDAIEDQGYDVL comes from the coding sequence ATGGAAACTGTCACAATTAAAGTAGAGGGAATGTCATGTCAACATTGTGTTAATAGCATAGAAGGCAGCGTAGGTAAATTAGAAGGGGTATCTACTGTAAAGGTGGACTTGGATAGAGGTACAGTAAATATTGATTTTGATCCGGAAAAAGTAACGAAAGATAAGATGAAGGATGCTATTGAAGATCAGGGGTATGATGTACTGTAA
- a CDS encoding DUF3817 domain-containing protein has protein sequence MFHTSLGLLRLTAILEGISYLVLLLIAMPLKYFLDFPFAVTLVGAVHGFLFIAYLLMVAIVKFRKGWSILWALWAVLLAFIPFGTFYLDKQLQTKK, from the coding sequence ATGTTTCATACCTCTTTAGGGTTACTACGTTTAACAGCAATTTTGGAAGGGATTTCATATTTGGTTCTTTTACTCATCGCTATGCCTTTAAAATATTTCTTAGACTTCCCATTTGCAGTTACGTTAGTAGGCGCAGTCCATGGATTTCTATTTATTGCTTACCTGCTTATGGTGGCAATTGTGAAGTTTAGAAAAGGGTGGTCCATCCTATGGGCATTGTGGGCTGTGTTGCTTGCCTTTATCCCATTCGGAACGTTTTATTTAGATAAGCAGCTACAAACAAAAAAATAG